A single region of the Paramicrobacterium fandaimingii genome encodes:
- the aroC gene encoding chorismate synthase: protein MLRWLTAGESHGPELIAVLEGLPAGVPVSPDAIRADLARRKLGYGRGSRMKFEQDELNLSGGVVQGESLGSPVAIRIGNTEWPKWVEVMNPEPTELSEKSRGRGAPLTRPRPGHADLVGMQKYGFETARPILERASARETAARVALGAVAKAFLAELGITLVSHTLAIGPVRVPDEAPLPRPEHLAQLDDDPLRCFHAQTSEQMVAEVDDARKAGDTLGGVVEVLAYDVPPGLGSHVHWDRRLDGRLAQALMGIQAIKGVEVGDGFTTTTRRGSQAHDELYTEDGTIRRTSDRAGGTEGGMSTGTVLRVRAGMKPIATVPRALRTVDVQSGDEATAHHQRSDVCAVPAAGVVAEAMVALVLADAVLEKFGGDSVGETRRNLEGYLASIPDTLRTAGTSDGSL from the coding sequence ATGCTTCGTTGGCTCACGGCCGGAGAATCCCACGGCCCCGAACTCATTGCCGTGCTCGAGGGACTTCCCGCGGGGGTGCCCGTATCACCTGACGCCATTCGCGCAGACCTCGCGCGCCGCAAACTCGGGTACGGCCGCGGCAGCCGCATGAAGTTCGAGCAAGACGAGCTGAACCTCTCGGGCGGCGTCGTGCAGGGCGAATCTCTGGGCAGCCCCGTCGCGATTCGCATCGGCAACACCGAATGGCCCAAGTGGGTAGAGGTGATGAACCCGGAGCCGACAGAGCTCAGCGAGAAGTCGCGCGGACGCGGAGCGCCTCTCACTCGTCCTCGGCCCGGGCACGCCGATCTCGTGGGCATGCAGAAGTACGGGTTCGAGACGGCGCGACCGATTCTCGAACGCGCCAGCGCCCGTGAAACCGCTGCCCGCGTCGCACTTGGCGCCGTCGCAAAGGCGTTTCTTGCTGAACTCGGCATCACCCTTGTCAGCCACACGCTGGCCATCGGCCCCGTTCGCGTACCGGACGAGGCGCCGCTTCCTCGCCCGGAACATCTCGCACAGCTCGATGACGATCCGCTGCGCTGCTTTCATGCCCAGACAAGTGAGCAGATGGTCGCGGAAGTCGATGATGCCCGCAAGGCCGGAGACACTCTCGGCGGAGTCGTCGAGGTTCTTGCCTATGACGTTCCACCAGGACTCGGCTCGCACGTGCATTGGGATCGCCGACTCGACGGTCGGCTGGCACAGGCACTCATGGGCATTCAGGCGATCAAGGGCGTTGAGGTCGGCGATGGCTTCACCACGACGACGAGACGCGGCTCTCAGGCTCACGATGAGCTCTACACAGAAGACGGCACGATTCGGCGCACGAGCGACCGCGCAGGGGGAACCGAAGGAGGCATGTCAACGGGAACCGTTCTGCGCGTTCGCGCGGGAATGAAGCCCATCGCCACGGTGCCCCGAGCTCTGCGCACTGTCGACGTTCAGAGCGGCGACGAGGCGACGGCACACCACCAGCGCTCCGATGTGTGCGCCGTGCCCGCAGCGGGCGTCGTCGCCGAAGCGATGGTGGCCCTCGTGCTCGCCGATGCCGTGCTCGAGAAGTTTGGCGGGGATTCCGTTGGCGAAACGCGCCGCAATCTCGAAGGGTACCTGGCGAGCATTCCCGACACCCTCCGCACCGCCGGGACATCCGACGGTTCGCTCTGA
- the mltG gene encoding endolytic transglycosylase MltG yields the protein MPSEPTPGEDPLRHLFNESADDPDATSQPRSRKERRKRQNAEQDAAQNAVAPDHPGDEATSPRDETSAPASTDPVTSSFDLLVSQSVAEDRASRRRRSQTSPTKPKKRSSIILWTVLPIVVIAAIVASGFYVWNTFEPQIRSVMGWEEPTDYEGSGEGEVFIVIAEGDTGSDIAATLAESGVTKTSKAFYQLLLTQQPEPTFQPGTYSLKKKMSARSALTALLDEDNKVERTALIREGLSGEAILKLVSDATEIPLDDLRTAAAKPSDFGIPASAPSIEGWLFPAVYQFAPDVSAHDAIQKLVSRTMTALDDANVAPENRERVLTIASIIQREARQEDDFYKVSRVIQNRLDAGMKLQMDSTAQYGVDTDGDSVWSSKEALESDSPWNTYKHEGLPVGPIASPGDLAIDAALNPAAGEWLYFVTVNLKTGETVFSTTNAEHEKAVEKLRAWCDANPGNGC from the coding sequence ATGCCCAGTGAGCCCACACCAGGCGAGGACCCTCTTCGCCACCTGTTCAACGAGTCGGCGGACGACCCCGACGCCACATCGCAACCGCGCTCTCGCAAGGAGCGTCGGAAGCGCCAGAATGCCGAACAGGATGCAGCGCAGAATGCCGTCGCGCCGGATCACCCGGGCGATGAGGCCACGTCTCCCCGTGACGAGACCTCCGCACCCGCATCGACAGATCCCGTCACCTCCAGCTTCGACCTCCTCGTGTCGCAATCTGTCGCTGAAGACCGTGCGTCGCGGCGGCGCCGTTCCCAAACATCGCCCACGAAGCCGAAGAAGCGCTCGAGCATCATTCTCTGGACCGTGCTCCCCATCGTCGTCATCGCCGCGATCGTCGCCAGCGGCTTCTATGTGTGGAATACCTTCGAGCCGCAGATTCGCAGTGTCATGGGCTGGGAAGAGCCGACGGACTACGAGGGTTCAGGCGAGGGCGAGGTTTTCATCGTGATCGCCGAAGGCGACACGGGTTCGGACATCGCCGCGACGTTGGCGGAATCAGGGGTCACAAAGACCTCGAAGGCCTTCTATCAGCTGCTGCTCACGCAGCAGCCAGAGCCGACATTCCAACCGGGCACGTACTCGCTCAAGAAGAAGATGAGCGCCCGGTCTGCCCTCACCGCGCTGCTCGACGAAGATAACAAGGTGGAACGCACAGCGCTGATTCGTGAGGGGCTCTCGGGGGAAGCAATCCTCAAGCTTGTCAGCGACGCAACAGAGATTCCCCTTGACGACCTCCGCACGGCCGCCGCAAAGCCGTCGGACTTTGGAATACCGGCGTCGGCACCGTCGATCGAGGGCTGGCTTTTCCCCGCCGTGTACCAGTTCGCGCCCGACGTGAGCGCGCACGACGCCATTCAGAAGCTCGTGTCGCGAACGATGACCGCGCTCGATGACGCGAATGTTGCGCCAGAGAACCGGGAACGCGTTCTGACAATCGCCTCCATCATCCAGAGGGAAGCGCGTCAGGAAGACGACTTCTACAAGGTGTCCCGGGTGATTCAGAACCGCCTCGATGCGGGAATGAAGCTTCAAATGGACTCGACAGCACAGTACGGCGTCGACACAGACGGCGATTCGGTCTGGTCGAGCAAAGAGGCGCTGGAATCAGACAGTCCGTGGAATACGTACAAGCACGAGGGGCTTCCGGTTGGCCCCATCGCGAGCCCCGGTGATCTCGCCATCGACGCGGCTCTCAATCCGGCCGCGGGCGAGTGGCTCTACTTCGTGACGGTCAACCTGAAGACGGGTGAGACCGTGTTCTCGACAACAAATGCCGAACACGAGAAGGCCGTTGAGAAACTGCGTGCCTGGTGCGATGCGAACCCCGGAAACGGATGCTGA
- a CDS encoding shikimate dehydrogenase codes for MSDRLAVLGSPIAHSQSPALHTAAYQVLGRSWSYERRELREHELTDFLDTCGSSWRGLSLTMPLKNAAFAASEIHDDDAEITGAVNTLRLNNGPVAGFNTDVDGIVRAVRAAGTAAPHSVMILGGGATAASAIVAAARLGASHVDVAVRAPERATALQALAASIDVQIDVRQFGSAPSTPDADLVISTLPGGVAAPEQFTAASRRRALLLDVAYWPWPSELARAWHAEQGRVINGLAMLAHQALLQVRIFDSGSPLTPLPDEKRVISAMLGAVNLAADGLA; via the coding sequence ATGAGCGATCGACTTGCCGTCCTCGGCTCTCCGATCGCGCACTCGCAGTCTCCCGCGCTGCACACTGCCGCCTACCAGGTGCTGGGTCGCTCATGGAGCTACGAGCGCCGGGAGCTTCGCGAGCACGAGCTCACCGATTTTCTCGACACGTGTGGGTCATCGTGGCGCGGGCTGTCGCTGACAATGCCGCTCAAGAACGCGGCATTCGCGGCATCCGAAATTCATGACGACGATGCGGAGATCACCGGTGCGGTGAACACGCTTCGGCTGAACAACGGCCCCGTCGCCGGGTTCAACACCGACGTCGATGGCATCGTCCGAGCGGTGCGCGCCGCCGGAACTGCAGCGCCTCATTCGGTCATGATTCTCGGGGGAGGGGCGACAGCGGCCTCGGCTATCGTCGCCGCTGCACGACTCGGCGCCTCGCACGTTGACGTTGCGGTGCGCGCGCCGGAGCGGGCGACGGCTCTTCAGGCGTTGGCGGCCTCCATCGACGTGCAGATTGATGTGCGGCAGTTCGGCTCGGCGCCCTCGACGCCAGACGCCGATCTCGTCATCAGCACGCTCCCTGGCGGCGTCGCCGCTCCGGAGCAGTTCACTGCCGCGAGTCGCCGACGAGCACTTCTGCTCGACGTCGCCTATTGGCCGTGGCCGAGCGAGCTTGCACGGGCCTGGCACGCGGAGCAGGGTCGGGTGATCAACGGTCTCGCCATGCTCGCGCACCAGGCTCTGCTGCAGGTGCGCATCTTCGACTCCGGTTCGCCGCTCACGCCGCTTCCCGACGAGAAGCGAGTGATTTCGGCGATGCTCGGCGCCGTCAATCTTGCCGCCGATGGGCTGGCCTGA